ATTATTTTTTATGGGTTTGATTGTTCTTTTTAAAACTATGATCTATTATTTTCTTGGGTTTGGTCTTTTAGATCCGTGTGTGCAAATTAGAGCTGAGATGTGTTTTTGGTGCATAGGTCAAAGTCATGTCGGATCTAGAGTTGGAGCAATTGAGGAAGTCTTTTCCAAAGTTTTGAAACTGGTAAAGAGCAAAGCTTTTTTAAATTGGGTCATGATGTGTTGTAAGTGAAGTTTCAGCTAATACCTATATAAACAGGTAACACATATTTTAAATGATACACCAATTATTAACAACTTACAATAACGATTGTTACATGCTAAATGTATTGTTTTACTCCATAACTTAAATTTTAGTAACTAACTTATCTGTTAATACATCAATTATTATATGTTTCAACTACTACCTATGTTAACAGctaatacatattttagatgATAAATCAATTATTAACAACTTACAATGACGATTGTTACATGctacatgtatttttttatttgttaacttAATTTTTAGCAACGAACTTATATGTTacatgtaaaattatattatatatctgtTACTAATTACTAATACTGAATTTTAAAGAATGTATCACCTAACTTGGTAATCAAATAAGTATCTTAACAGATACTATagtgttaatttttttacttatatcatatttctataaatatatggtTGTATATCATACCAGAAAATAGTAATACATGATTTCTAACTATGAATCAAAGTCATATGAGAGTTACTAACCTTTATCATCAATAGAATTACTATCATGAAATTCGTCGGTTTTATCAAGATTTGGTGTTAAATCACTTTTGGTTTTCGTTGGAATATCAAAAAATTGGCATCCAAAATTTTATGTATCTTGATTGAAAAATGATAAATCAACAAATATATTCaaggaagaaaaagaaatgaagaaaaatgaacGAGGAGAatcagaaaaaagaaaaaaaaaagacagaggaTGAGattaagaagaaagagaagggaTAGAATGGCAGGAAAAATAGACAGTCAGAATGAATTGTAGAGGGAAAGAGAATGTAAAAAGGGTGTAAATGTCAAACCTAaaccaaattataaaaaaagttatctCTGTGTCAAGTTATAGGCAAGTCACTAATTTAGATCTCTATTAAGGGTAATCGCCTAATTCTTCTAATTTGGATTGGCTTaggtaaaaattatataataataaacaaattaataaagtttaaattaaaaattaaaaatgtcatgtaatttaaaattaaaaaaacaataaaactttATCTATTAAAAACATACAGAATAATATCATTATTGTTATATGATTTAACGGTattaaaaacttgattttaaaagtAATATGCTATTGCTTCTGgagatattactattttctgCCTGCTTTTGTAAACCATGATATGTTTCATTACAAAaagatttaataaattttgagttaaaaaaataagtaatcTACTAAAATCTCGGTTTTTCATTTaataacttttcttttaattggttgctcgaaataaaaaaaaaaacttttctttgaATTGTTCAGGAAGAAAGGAGAGAAAGAGGCCCGGAGATATTACGATGATGATAATGAAGTACATAAACGGTTTCGAGGCCTTTTAGGGTTAAGCCAACACGCACCGTTTTAAACAAATTagtataatatttctttttaacttttctttCCATAATTGAGTCAGTGTATGCCACTAAAGGAGAGTAATCCAGGACGGGAGAGCGCACTGAGTGATATATGCGCCTAATCACCTCCTCCTACGCATCTCTTGGACGCTTCCTCTTATTGTGCTGCGCCATCTTCATCTCGCGTGCGCCGTCGGCGCTTTCTCTTAACGGGAGCAGCTTCGATCCATATCCACGCGAAGAAGAGATCTCTCTTCCCACCGTGATGTCGAAAGCTCGTGTGTACACCGACGTGAACGTGATCCGTCCCAAAGAGTATTGGGATTACGAGTCTCTCAATGTTGAGTGGGGGTAAGATCCAAAGCTTTCTTCGTCTTTTTTTGGCTTCTGTCTGATGTTTGATTTGTATGAGGACAAGTTGCTTGGTATATGATAGGTGAATGATGATGGctttcttcttttgtgtttGGTTTCTTCAGGGAGCAAGATGATTACGAGGTAGTGAGGAAAGTGGGGAGAGGCAAATACAGTGAAGTTTTCGAGGGGATTAACATGAACAGCAACGAGAAATGTGTTATCAAGATTCTTAAGCctgtcaagaagaagaaggttacATTACTTAAAACTTAGATAGTTTCTTTTGCAGAGTGGCTTTTGTGAATTGTTATTTATGTGATCCCATCCTTTAACAGATTAGAAGAGAGATTAAGATACTTCAGAATCTCTGTGGAGGCCCAAATATTGTGAAGCTGCTCGATGTTGTCAGAGACCAACACTCAAAAACCCCAAGCTTGATATTTGAGTATGTTAACAGCACTGACTTTAAGGTTCTGTATCCTACTTTGACTGACTATGACATCCGATACTACATCTACGAGCTGCTGAAGGTAACTTTTGTGTAATCCCTTTACCATTCAGTTACAACATATAAAGGTTAGTTATAACCTTGAAATTTGCAGGCATTGGACTACTGCCACTCGCAAGGTATAATGCACAGAGATGTCAAGCCACACAATGTCATGATCGACCATGAGCTGCGCAAACTTCGCCTTATAGATTGGGGTCTCGCTGAGTTTTATCATCCTGGAAAAGAGTATAACGTCCGTGTGGCCTCCAGGTTCtgttatctcttttttttttctttttttttttttttaatggtaaacATGTCACATTATACTGTCTTTATCAATAACTAAGCTCGATGAAATGTTACCTCTTCAATCAGGTACTTCAAGGGACCCGAACTTTTAGTGGATTTACAGGACTATGACTATTCCTTGGAcatgtggagcctcggttgcaTGTTTGCTGGGATGGTGAGTACCTTTGCTACATTTATATGATTATCTGCACCATGTTTTCATCTGATTTGCCTAATTATCTTCCCTTGTAGATATTCCGCAAGGAACCTTTCTTCTATGGCCATGACAACCAGGATCAGCTTGTCAAAATTGCCAAGgtaatttaattgtttttagcAATGTGTATTATTGTGATTTTAGAGGGCGtcaagttgtttttttttcacatcTAAAGAGTATTTGTTTGACTCTTGACTCAGGTCCTTGGAACCGATGAATTGAATGCATATCTGAACAAGTATCAGTTAGAACTTGACGCTCAATTAGAGGCACTTGTTGGGAGGTAAGCAATAAGTCACGTATTCCCTAATATTATAATAGTAATGCCAATGATTAATACTCTCCTTGGGGATATTTCCATAGACATAGCAGGAAGCCTTGGTCCAAATTCATCAATGCTGACAATAGGCATTTGGTCTCACCTGAGGTAACACAGATCCATTTGACTTTTGCCACTGCTGCTTCCCCGAGCTCTCTAACTTGTTGTGTTTTCTTACATGTAGGCGATTGATTTCCTGGACAAGCTACTTCGGTATGATCATCAAGACAGGTTAACTGCAAAAGAAGCAATGGTATGTAACTGAACATTATTCAGCCGCTGATATTTCTTGGTCTGCTTATGATCAGAGAATCTTGTTTGTTTACATGGATATGATCATGAGAATGAGATTGATTAGTTAGGTTTGATACCTTTTGTGAATACGACAGGCTCATCCTTATTTCGCACAAGTCAAGGCAGCAGAGAGCAGCAGAATGAGAACTTAATAGGACGTCTCTGAGTGTGTATCTGAAACTGGTGGATTGTCCTCCCGATAAGTTGTTGTTATCTTTTAAAGAAGTGGTGTTAATGTTTAACTTTAAAAGTTTATCCGAGTATTTTCATCTATTTTCAATCTTCTGTAGAACTTCTATTGTTTAATcttgatatttataaaaaggaATCTAGTTTTTTTTACATCTGAAAATTTCCATTAAAATCAAAAGATGATCAAGATATACAAAAATCATCAGTAAAGAAGATGCCAAGCAtcagacaacaacaacaaactacTTACAAGGCTACAGCACAGAGGTTATAGCACTAGTGTGGCACAAAAAACTCCTTAAGCCAAAGAGGATATAACCAATGGCCAAGCAATATTTAAGaacaaagaaatatttaaattaaaggGATTGCAAAGTTTGAAATTCTTATATAGtccaataatatattttcaaatatatctaaaaataagaaaagaaacttTAATAGCACTCCATAAAATAAGAATTCCCCCCATAATATTGAAATTTGATAATTCATGATGGTTGGCACTGTTGAGCGAGAATTTCGTTCTAATGATGTTTGTATTACTGAGAATTGTATATGTAGTATAAATAACTATAATTCTAAGATATATTaagattttcataaaattataaatttttaaaaataatttgttaacCTTTTGGTTATTAAGatttttaaagtcatttttagaatatattttatagaaatagcaatgcatatttttatttaatattttgaaagataTATACGAACATGCATAGTAGGttacattttacaaaaaaaaaactaaatataaattatttataaaatttgaattttcaaaCTTTATAAAGTTcttatataaagtataaaatgaaaacaaactaaaatataactCACCCTGgttaaaatttagtaaaattatagaGTTATTTAgcacaatataaattattaattaatttcaaaatttatatatactctattgaaattatattaataatttattttgtgcTATAAATactctataattttaaattttaattcgCGGtgagttatattttattttgttttcattttataatttgtatgaCAACATCTGTTAAAAGTTTAAAGATGTGTTGATACTTcactcaaaaaaaaatgtgttgttACTTTGTATGAAAATATATCTACAAATATAGTTTGcccagaaaagaaaaagaaaactaaacatCAGAAGAAAAACCCCCAGCTAGGTAGATTctagttattatatattaaatttcaaCTCAAAATAAAATCAACTATGGGTGCGTTAGGTctgagacttttatccgagatccggatccgatccgaaaatctggatatccggagATGTCGaattcggatccggatagtaaaatgttggatccgtcaaaaccgaatccggatccggatatcttgattttagtccggatatccagatccgtaaattttattataactatttcaaaaataataatatctatataaaaacaaattttatttaataaattttcatttttataatagtatatataaattttatgtaaattttgtaatattatacatagaaataactaaaaacattatatatttttttatttttaaattattgttaatattttatatatattaatattattttttatttattttaaggatccaaatctggatccggatatccgccggatattataatttttagaaggatatccgacatccggatatccgcgaacCCCAGATCCAgataaagataataaaattatagatctGTCGGATAAAGATCCGAATAtcttaaaattgcccggatatCCAATCCGTCTTAGGCCTATCGTGCGTATAGTGAGTGACATTGTTCTAGTTTTCAACTCTGGGTGCGTATAGGGACTTGGTTTAAAACTCATTAATATTGATTTTCTGAAAATCCAATAATACATATTAGACCATTTGCGGTTGTAATTTTTCTTCCAACACacatttatacaaatatttaatttagtcGAACACATTATTTTCAACTCTGCATGCTAGAGTGACATTGTTGACTTGTAGTCTTCGTCGACACAGTTAACTTGTTTGCCACCATTGTAGGAGCCAATGTTTGTGGTTGAAAATCATTGGTAgtctttaaaatattaaacatgttataaaaagaactgtaatttatttgtatcgcagaaatttaaataagggcaaaattttatacccgtagaaagaAATAACACTGATACATAGAGAGAATAGAAGAGAAATGTTTTTAGGTGTGCTTTATAAACGAACgcaaacgttcgtatatatagaagaaaatttactgtgcaaatagtgcagcgggacccacatctttaattatttcaaacatTACGGTGACCGCTTTTGTTTactttcgtaacactcccccttgggggccggtgtcactatccgctctcgcttaacgtctttgttgcctcgttaaaaacctttccaggaaaacccatgggaaaaaccatagtaaggtaaaaagagtacaactacgtaagctccccctcgaatgaacagtcatagatccttctgatggcgcatcccaatgttatggatgtgttttctgaataccgaggtagggagtgattttgtgaagaggtcggctgcattgtcgcatgatcgaacatatcttacttcaatctctttattcttctcgagctcttgagtgtatgagaagaacttcggaggtatatgtttgattctatcacttttgatatatccttccttcgtttgagcaacacatgccgcgttattttcatatagaatagttggctccgtattttcgccaatcccactgcttgaacagatgtgtcggcttattgatcttagccatacacattctctacttgcttcatgtagtgcaatgatctcagcgtgatttgaagaagtagcaacaagtgtctgcttctgagaacgccaagatatgacggtgcctccaattgtaaaaacatatcctgtctgggatcgagctttgtgtggatctgacaaataacctgcatctgcaaaaccaatcatttgaccttttgaacttttaggataaaacaagcccaaatcagttgttccttgaaggtaacgaaagacatgtttaatttcattccaatgtcttcgtgtaggagacgaactgaatctcgctaaaagattaacagcaaaagatatgtcaggtcgagtacaatttgcaagatacataagagctccaattgcacttaagtatggagtttcaggaccaagtatttcttcattttcctcagatggtcgaaacggatcattttcaacattaagtgatctaacgaccaccggggtgctaagaggagttgctttatccatgttaaagcgtttcaatactcgtttggtatatgtagactggtgtacaaatataccctttcgagaatgttcaatttgtaatcctagacaatattttgtctggccgagatctttcatctcaaattctcctttcagatagtttgatgccttttggatttcgttttgagttccaataatattaagatcatcaacgtacaccgcgattatcacaaatccggatgttgttttctttatgaaaacacaagggcatataggatcattcgtgtatccttcttttgttaagtgttcgctgagacgattataccacattcgtccagattgttttaacccatataatgatctttgcaattttattgtacataactctttaggtttggaacttaacgtttcaggcattttaaatccatctgggattctcatatagatatcagtatctaatgatccatataaatatgccgtaacgacatccatgagacgcatttctaaattttcattggccgctaggctcatcaggaatctaaatgtgattgcgtccatgacaggagaataagtttcctcataatcaattcctggcctttgagagaaaccttgggctacgagacgagctttgtatcttgtaatctcgtttttctcatttctttttcggacaaacacccatttgtacccaacaggttttacatctttgggtgtgagcacaataggtccgaatacatttcgtttgttaagcgaatctaattcgacttgaatcgcatctttccattttatccagtcatgtctcttttgacattcatatacagactttggttctggatcttcgttttcttcatttatttcctttgctaaaaggtatgagaaaacgtcatcaatatcatccatctcatttcgtttccatatctttccattatggatgtaattgatagaaatctcatgatttccttcagattcaagatgctttatattgtcgttcgattcacaattttcttcgtccaaaatattttctgttattttgggagtatcatgcttttcacattccttacgttttctaggaagtttatcctttgaaccaataggtctaccgcgctttaaacgtgttcctgattcacgtgtatcaactgccgttccaccattttgtggtatttcaatacgagcaggtgtatttgcagcgggtatatgtgatttagttaccattttggtatcagcaaatgcatcaggtagctgatttgctatattttgtaaatgcatgatacgtcgaacttctagttctgactgtttcgtaggaggatcaaggtgtaataacgatggtacactccatttgatctcttttcctacttgtttattgtctccccctagagttgggaattctttctcattgaaatgacaatcggcaaatcgtgccgtaaacacatcaccagtttgtggttctaggtatcttattattgatggagaatcatagccaatatatattcccaaccgtctttgcggtcccatctttgtacgttgcggtggtgctattggaatataaaccgcgcaaccaaagatttttagatgagagatatttggttcttttccaaatgctaactgtaatggAGAATATCTGtggtatgcacttggtcttatccgaattagtgcttctgcatgcagaatagcatgtccccatacagaggttgggagttttgatctcatgatcaatggccttgcaattagttgcagccgtttaattaatgattctgccaaaccattttgtgtatgaacatgagcaacaaaatgctctacttcaatccctgataccatacaataatcattaaaagcttgggatgtgaattcaccagcgttatctaatctaactcttttaattggataatctgagaactgtgctcttaatttgattatctgagttagaaatctcgcaaatgccatatttcgagatgataacaaacaaacatgtgaccatctactcgatgcatctattaataccataaagtagtaaaatggtccacacggtggatgtattggtccacaaatatcaccttggattctttccaaaaactttggtgattctttgtcaattttggttggtgatggtcttatgattaatttcccaagagcacacgcatcacatgtcattttattactttgatatatatcttgggtttttattgaatgaccatgtgagctttcaatgatttttcgcatcattgtagtgcctggatgaccaaggcgatcatgccataatgtaacatcttctggatttctttttatcacaagatgtgattctatagcatcaatataagtgtgatgcaatcctgaaggaagttctggaaatttttccagtacaaggcctttgcctgatttttcagaagttatatacaaatacttctttccattctcagttgcagactgagtgttatacccttgacggtatatatctttgaaactcaacaaatttctcttagaatttggagaatataaggcattatctatggaaaactttgttccattaggcaacataaagttcgccttgccaattccttcgatcaggtctgtaggacctgatattgtgtttatagtcatttttactgactttaaagtagagaaatatctcttatccttcagtatagtgtgcgttgtgccactatctggtatgcaaacttctctaccaatttgtttagttgttgttccatttgctttcttatccatttcgaatcgcagagtgatcgtgctgataacgtgttataaaaagaactggaatttatttgtatcgcagaaatttaaataagggcaaaattttatacccgtagaaagaAATAACACTGATACATAGAGAGAATAGAAGAGAAGTGTTTTTAGGTGTGCTTTATAAACGAACgcaaacgttcgtatatatagaagaaaatttactgtgcaaatagtgcagcgggacccacatctttaattatttcaaacatTACGGTGGCCGCTTTTGTTTACTTTCGTAACAAAACAAACAACTTTATCTTCATTTTTGTGTAATAATTAGCTCTGGTTTTTCTCTCTGAATTATtgttccttctctctctcttcagaaATGGGAAGTTGTTTGTCTGTCTCCATTTCATGTGATCAACTTGTGAATCAAGTCTCTCAATGTTTATCggtcaatgaaagttacatctACAACCTTTCAGAGAATCTAGCAGCTCTGCATAAAGAGATGGAAGTGATCAAGGCAAAGCGAGATGATGTGCAAGCAAGGGTAAGCAGAGAAGAGTTTACGGGAAGCCGTCAAATGCTTGCTAAAGTCCAGGTATGGCTAAAGAATGTCCTCGACATCGAGAATCACTTTAACGATCTGCTTAGTACTAGCCCCGCTGAACTCCAGAGGTTGTGTTTTTGTGGATTATGCTCCAAGAATGTGAAAATGAGCTACCGTTATGGCAAATGAGTAATCTGGATGTTAAAAGTGGTTGAGAGTACCAGTTCTCAAGGAGACTTTGATGTGGTGACTGAGGGAGTTCATGTAAGTGAGGTTGAAGAGATACCTATCCCACCCACAATTGTTTTTCATGAAACATTGCTTGAAAAGGTATGGAACCGTCTCATGGAAGATGGAGTTGGGGTTTTAGGTTTGTATGGTATGGGTGGAGTTGGCAAAACCACTCTTCTTGCGCAGATCAACAatagttttactaaagtaagaGGCAGCTTCGATGTTGTTATGGGTTGTGGTGTCTAAGAGTTTAGACATCCTTAAGATTCAAGACGACATAGCAAAAAAATTAGGGCTTTGGAATGTGGAGTGAGACCAAAACAATGAGTATCGTAGAGCCATTGGCATACACAATGTTCTCAAGACACGGAAATTTGTGTTATTCTTCGATGATATATGGGCGAAAATTAATTTAACGATTGGAGTCCCTTATCCGAATATAGCAAATGGATGCAAAGTAGTGTTCACCACTCGCTCTAGAGATGTGTGTGGGCGCATGGAGGTTGAGGACCTGATCGAAGTCTGTTGTCTAGGTTCCGACAAAGCATGGGAGTTGTTCCAAAAGAAAGTTGGAGAAAGGACATTGAAAATCCATGCAGACATTCCTGATCTCGCAAAACAAGTCGCTGGAAAATGTTTTGGCTTACCATTGGCACTAGTGCCGGTCCTGAGATATTGGCGGTCCAATACGAAATACAAAACCGAGGCCCTTAACTATACATAAAAAGTTTTTCgataaaaaatcaattttataataatttttttacagcaacttcaaaactattaaaatttgatatttttttttgtaaaataacactttttaattttttctgaaaattatCTATCAAACTTTTAGAATCAAGGTTTTCTGATCATATTTTTCTTAGTTGATAACATAGTCAAACCATTAACCATTAAATATTTCTTTGTAGTATAGTTAATCGCAAGTCATATTTTTACAAAGCTTCTTTCGGTTGGAGCATCTAAAACGGGATTGTGAACATTATATCATAGacaatctatatattttgataactctttttatattttggcCTTGTAACTCGTGCGAGGAGGTAGTAGAAAAAGAATGAAACACAATTCCCtctgaagaaaaaataatttatcctAAAAGATAATTATTCTTAATTTATGTTcttttttgacccaaaaaatcAGTTTTGCCTTTTTAATCCATTcatattaaataacataaaaggaTATGTACGATTTAACCGTGTTTGTATATAAAAGATGTTTCGTCACTTTtttttaagtcgtctacaataCATATTGATCTATTTAAGTAACAACAATAGAAAAAGTAGACCTCTTTTTTCTGATAAATCATGGGCCCCATACGATTGTTTCACGTGTATGGGATGAAGCCCGGGCCTGATTGGCACTCAATGTAATCGGGGAAACTATGTCATGCAAAAGTACGGTACAAGAATGGCGTCATGCAATGGACGTTTTGATTTTATCGGCGGCAGATTTTTCAGGCATGAAAGATGAAATTCTTCCTATTCTCAAGTATAGCTATGATAGCGTAAATGGAGAGGTGGTGAAATCATGTTTTCTTTATTGCTCTCTATTTCCTGAAGATTATCTTATAGATAAAGAGAGACTGGTGGATTATTAGATATGTGAGGGATTCATAGATGAAAGCCAAGGTAGAGAAAGGGCAATAAACCAAGTATATGAGATCGAACAAGACGCTAGATATGAACTTGCTGAAGGAGCTGCAGCTCCTGGAATATCTTGAAAATCTTACCATTGAGGTCAGATCAGGGTTTGTTTTGGATCAACTGTTAAGTTCTCCTATGTTGGTAAAATGCATCCGAAAGGTAGGCATCAACAGTATTGGAGAATCAACGAAAGTATTGACTTTGCTAGCTACGAGTGATCTACGTAGGCTCAACCTAACGGGATGCACAATGGGGAAAATACAGATTGAGAGGACAACTCCATGTTTCCAAAGTCTCTCCCAAGTCGATATATGTGTTTGCTATCGTCTTAAAGATTTGACGTGGCTGGTGTTTGCTCCAAACCTTGTTGATCTTAGAGTTAAATACTCAAATCAATTGGAAGAGATTATAAGCAAGTAAAAAGCTGCAAGCGTTACAGGAGGACTTGTTCCTTTTCAAAAACTAAGAAGCCTCAACTTATATCATTCACCTATGTTGAAGAGCATATACTGGAGTCCTCTGTCTTTCCATGTTTGAGCAGGATCAACATTTCAGAATGTCCGATGCTGAGAAAGTTTCCGTTGGATTCTAACAGTGTTGTCAGGTTTGAAGTATTTTTCATTGAATACGCAGAGGAAGGGTGGATTAAAGAGGTTGAATGGGAAGACGAAGCAACTCAACTGCGTTTCTTGCCTTTTTGTAAGCTTAGCCCCGACCCGATAATATCACCAAATAAATCTAATACCCATACTCAATCCATAAACAGTGTAGAAGGTAACAACCagttatttcattatttttgaATGTTGTCAATTTACAGATATTTGCTTTCAACCTTTGTGTAACTTCATACTCTTTACTTTTGACAAAATGAATGTAATCACTTGTAGGCTAA
The window above is part of the Brassica napus cultivar Da-Ae chromosome C8, Da-Ae, whole genome shotgun sequence genome. Proteins encoded here:
- the LOC125591609 gene encoding casein kinase II subunit alpha-2-like, whose amino-acid sequence is MRLITSSYASLGRFLLLCCAIFISRAPSALSLNGSSFDPYPREEEISLPTVMSKARVYTDVNVIRPKEYWDYESLNVEWGEQDDYEVVRKVGRGKYSEVFEGINMNSNEKCVIKILKPVKKKKIRREIKILQNLCGGPNIVKLLDVVRDQHSKTPSLIFEYVNSTDFKVLYPTLTDYDIRYYIYELLKALDYCHSQGIMHRDVKPHNVMIDHELRKLRLIDWGLAEFYHPGKEYNVRVASRYFKGPELLVDLQDYDYSLDMWSLGCMFAGMIFRKEPFFYGHDNQDQLVKIAKVLGTDELNAYLNKYQLELDAQLEALVGRHSRKPWSKFINADNRHLVSPEAIDFLDKLLRYDHQDRLTAKEAMAHPYFAQVKAAESSRMRT